A single Actinomadura algeriensis DNA region contains:
- a CDS encoding pseudouridine synthase, which produces MSENEGVRLQKVMAEAGIGSRRHCEELIGEGRVTVNGKKVFRFGERVDPDRAVIHVDGRRVETRSEMRYYMINKPRGVVSTMADERGRKSLAEYVEVPERLFHVGRLDTDTEGLILLTNDGELSHRLTHPSYGVFKTYLAEIHGPIPRDLGRRLKAGVTLEDGLAKADKFRIFDQVGRRVLVEITLHEGRKHIVRRLLKEVGFPVQQLARVEFGPIKLGQLKPGGMRALTVREVGELYKAVGL; this is translated from the coding sequence GTGAGCGAGAACGAAGGCGTGCGGCTGCAGAAGGTCATGGCCGAGGCCGGGATCGGCAGCCGCCGCCACTGCGAGGAGCTGATCGGCGAAGGCCGCGTCACCGTGAACGGCAAGAAGGTGTTCCGGTTCGGCGAGCGCGTCGACCCGGACCGCGCCGTCATCCACGTGGACGGCCGGCGGGTGGAGACCCGCTCCGAGATGCGGTACTACATGATCAACAAGCCGCGCGGCGTGGTCAGCACGATGGCGGACGAGCGGGGCCGCAAGTCCCTCGCGGAGTACGTGGAGGTGCCCGAGCGCCTGTTCCACGTCGGCCGTCTCGACACCGACACCGAGGGGCTGATCCTCCTCACCAACGACGGGGAGCTGTCGCACCGGCTGACGCACCCCAGTTACGGCGTGTTCAAGACCTACCTGGCCGAGATCCACGGGCCGATCCCGCGCGACCTCGGCAGGCGGCTGAAGGCCGGGGTGACGCTGGAGGACGGTCTCGCGAAGGCCGACAAGTTCCGCATCTTCGACCAGGTCGGCCGCCGGGTGCTGGTGGAGATCACCCTGCACGAGGGGCGCAAGCACATCGTCCGGCGGCTGCTGAAGGAGGTCGGTTTCCCGGTCCAGCAGCTGGCCCGCGTAGAGTTCGGGCCGATCAAGCTGGGCCAGCTGAAGCCGGGCGGGATGCGCGCGCTGACCGTGCGCGAGGTGGGAGAGCTGTACAAGGCCGTCGGGCTGTAG
- the modA gene encoding molybdate ABC transporter substrate-binding protein, with the protein MFKRIAAAAALLAALAGCGEVDGASGDGGGETLTVFAAASLTETFTELGKTFEESHPGTDVRFGFAGSSTLAQQITQGAPADVFASASPATMKTVTDAGDAAGEPRVFTTNRLVIAVPKDDPGGVRSVRDLAGEDLRVVVCAEQVPCGAAAAKALAAAGVTVEPVSKEKDVKAVLTKVRLGEADAGLVYRTDAKAAGGDVTGIEFAAAAEAVNDYPIVRVADAPRPGLAKEFIDLVTGPRGRAVLGAAGFRAP; encoded by the coding sequence GTGTTCAAGCGCATCGCGGCCGCCGCCGCCCTGCTCGCCGCGCTGGCCGGCTGCGGCGAGGTGGACGGCGCGTCCGGGGACGGCGGCGGGGAGACGCTGACCGTGTTCGCGGCGGCCTCGCTCACCGAGACGTTCACCGAGCTGGGGAAGACGTTCGAGGAGTCCCATCCCGGGACGGACGTGCGGTTCGGTTTCGCGGGAAGCTCCACGCTCGCCCAGCAGATCACGCAGGGCGCCCCCGCGGACGTGTTCGCCTCCGCGAGCCCCGCGACCATGAAGACCGTGACGGACGCCGGTGACGCGGCCGGAGAGCCGCGGGTGTTCACCACGAACCGGCTCGTCATCGCGGTTCCCAAGGACGATCCGGGCGGCGTGCGGTCGGTGCGCGATCTGGCGGGCGAGGACCTCCGGGTGGTCGTGTGCGCCGAGCAGGTGCCGTGCGGCGCCGCGGCGGCCAAGGCGCTGGCCGCGGCCGGGGTGACGGTCGAGCCCGTGTCGAAGGAGAAGGACGTCAAGGCCGTCCTGACGAAGGTACGGCTCGGGGAGGCCGACGCGGGCCTCGTCTACCGCACCGACGCGAAGGCCGCGGGCGGGGACGTCACGGGCATCGAGTTCGCGGCGGCCGCGGAGGCGGTCAACGACTACCCGATCGTCCGGGTCGCGGACGCGCCGCGGCCGGGGCTCGCGAAGGAGTTCATCGATCTCGTGACGGGCCCGCGGGGACGCGCGGTGCTCGGCGCGGCGGGGTTCCGGGCGCCGTGA
- a CDS encoding prephenate dehydrogenase, whose translation MNDELAGLCITVVGTGLIGTSIALAARERGARVLLTDRDAAALELAVELGAGEALPDGAPDRPADLAVLAVPPAAVAVTLLDAQKRGLAAVYTDVASVKAVPLAQAAELGCDMSVFVPGHPLAGSERSGPGAARADLFLGRPWALTPGPQAAPDAVERVTALARACGGMPVTVDAAEHDRAVALVSHGPHVVSAAVAARLTGADDTALGLAGQGVRDVTRIAAGDPKLWIGILAANAQPVADVLEGVATDLAVAASLLRDGSDGAAAHVADLLLRGNAGRSRIPGKHGGDPSAYTPVQVVIPDRPGELAMVFQAAGIAGVNIEDVTIEHSPGRPVGVLELSVAPESADRLADELRARGWSVPRRPTAGADR comes from the coding sequence GTGAACGACGAACTGGCGGGCCTGTGCATCACCGTGGTCGGCACGGGCCTGATCGGCACCTCGATCGCCCTGGCCGCCCGGGAGCGTGGCGCCCGGGTGCTGCTGACCGACCGGGACGCGGCGGCGCTGGAGTTGGCCGTCGAGCTCGGCGCCGGGGAGGCGCTGCCGGACGGCGCCCCGGACCGCCCCGCGGACCTGGCCGTCCTCGCCGTGCCGCCCGCCGCGGTGGCGGTGACGCTGCTGGACGCGCAGAAGCGCGGCCTCGCGGCCGTCTACACCGACGTGGCCAGCGTGAAGGCGGTGCCGCTGGCGCAGGCGGCCGAGCTGGGCTGCGACATGTCGGTGTTCGTGCCCGGCCATCCGCTGGCGGGCAGCGAGCGGTCCGGTCCCGGCGCCGCGCGCGCCGACCTGTTCCTCGGCCGGCCGTGGGCGCTGACGCCCGGCCCGCAGGCGGCGCCGGACGCCGTCGAGCGGGTCACCGCGCTGGCGCGGGCCTGCGGCGGGATGCCCGTCACGGTGGACGCCGCCGAGCACGACCGCGCGGTCGCGCTGGTGTCGCACGGCCCGCACGTGGTGTCGGCGGCGGTCGCGGCCCGGCTGACCGGTGCCGACGACACGGCGCTCGGCCTCGCGGGCCAGGGCGTCCGGGACGTCACCCGGATCGCCGCCGGGGACCCGAAGCTGTGGATCGGCATCCTGGCCGCGAACGCGCAGCCGGTCGCGGACGTCCTGGAGGGCGTCGCCACCGACCTGGCGGTGGCCGCGTCGCTGCTGCGCGACGGCAGCGACGGCGCCGCCGCGCACGTCGCCGACCTGCTGCTGCGGGGCAACGCGGGCCGGTCCCGCATCCCGGGCAAGCACGGCGGCGACCCGTCCGCGTACACGCCCGTCCAGGTGGTGATCCCGGACCGTCCGGGCGAGCTGGCGATGGTGTTCCAGGCGGCGGGGATCGCCGGGGTCAACATCGAGGACGTGACGATCGAGCACTCGCCGGGACGGCCGGTCGGCGTCCTGGAGCTGTCGGTGGCGCCCGAGTCCGCCGACCGGCTCGCCGACGAGCTGCGCGCCCGCGGCTGGTCGGTGCCGCGCCGCCCGACGGCGGGCGCGGACCGCTAG
- a CDS encoding ABC transporter ATP-binding protein, whose product MTGGTGAGLDARVVVRRGGFVLDLPLTAGPGEVVALLGPNGAGKSTALRALAGLVRTSGGHLRLDGADLRPLPPERRGIGMVFQDYLLFPHLSALENVAFGPRCRGVRRREARRAAAEWLERVGLAGYASARPRELSGGQAQRVALARALAVRPGLLLLDEPLAALDAHTRMEIRAALRRHLAGFEGAAVLVTHDPLDAMVLADRIVVVEDGRPVQEGEPAEVARRPRTDYVARLVGLNLYRGRAEGGRVVLGDGSHTLDTVDSLDGEVFLAFAPSAVALYRTRPDGSPRNLWRARVGAIERHGDRVRVRLTGESITALADVTAAAVAELQLSEGSPIWAAVKATETHVYPA is encoded by the coding sequence GTGACCGGCGGGACGGGCGCGGGGCTGGACGCGCGGGTGGTGGTGCGGCGCGGCGGGTTCGTCCTGGACCTGCCGCTCACCGCGGGGCCCGGCGAGGTCGTCGCGCTGCTCGGGCCGAACGGGGCCGGGAAGAGCACCGCGCTGCGCGCCCTGGCGGGCCTGGTGCGGACGTCGGGCGGGCATCTGCGGCTCGACGGCGCGGACCTGCGGCCGCTGCCGCCCGAGCGCCGCGGCATCGGCATGGTGTTCCAGGACTACCTGCTGTTTCCGCACCTCAGCGCCCTGGAGAACGTCGCGTTCGGGCCGCGCTGCCGGGGCGTCCGGCGCCGGGAGGCGCGGCGGGCCGCCGCGGAGTGGCTGGAGCGGGTGGGCCTCGCCGGGTACGCGTCGGCCCGGCCCCGGGAGCTGTCCGGCGGGCAGGCGCAGCGCGTCGCGCTGGCGCGCGCGCTCGCCGTCCGTCCGGGCCTGCTGCTCCTGGACGAGCCGCTCGCCGCGCTCGACGCGCACACCCGGATGGAGATCCGGGCCGCGCTGCGGCGCCACCTGGCCGGGTTCGAGGGCGCGGCGGTGCTCGTCACGCACGACCCGCTGGACGCGATGGTGCTGGCCGACCGGATCGTCGTGGTCGAGGACGGGCGGCCCGTCCAGGAGGGCGAGCCGGCCGAGGTCGCGCGGCGCCCGCGCACCGACTACGTGGCGCGGCTCGTCGGGCTGAACCTGTACCGGGGACGGGCCGAGGGCGGCCGTGTCGTGCTGGGTGACGGTTCTCACACTCTGGACACTGTGGACTCACTCGACGGTGAGGTGTTCCTGGCTTTCGCGCCATCGGCGGTGGCGCTGTACCGGACGCGTCCCGACGGCAGTCCGCGCAACCTGTGGCGCGCCCGCGTTGGAGCGATCGAACGGCACGGGGACCGGGTGCGGGTGCGGCTCACGGGGGAGTCCATTACGGCCCTCGCGGACGTCACCGCGGCGGCCGTCGCGGAGCTCCAATTGTCGGAAGGCAGCCCGATATGGGCGGCCGTCAAGGCCACCGAGACGCACGTTTACCCAGCTTGA
- the scpB gene encoding SMC-Scp complex subunit ScpB, producing the protein MTGEATTEERGGPLDDPDGPTLHAAIEAILLVVDEPVAEITLAELLERPRPQIAAAVRELAAEYTAQRRGFDLREVGGGWRFYTRDVCAPVVERFVTDGRQARLTQAALETLAVVAYRQPVSRARVSAIRGVNSDGVMRTLALRGLIEDAGQDPQSQAHLYRTTGYFLERLGLRDLDELPELAPYLPDDLPDEMIEDRPR; encoded by the coding sequence ATGACCGGGGAAGCGACCACCGAAGAGCGGGGCGGACCGCTCGACGATCCGGACGGCCCGACGCTGCACGCCGCGATCGAGGCGATCCTGCTGGTCGTGGACGAGCCCGTCGCCGAGATCACGCTCGCGGAGCTGCTGGAACGGCCCCGGCCACAGATCGCGGCGGCCGTCCGGGAACTGGCCGCGGAATACACCGCCCAGCGCCGGGGGTTCGACCTCAGGGAGGTCGGCGGCGGCTGGCGCTTCTACACCCGGGACGTGTGCGCCCCGGTCGTGGAGCGGTTCGTGACGGACGGACGGCAGGCGCGGCTCACCCAGGCCGCGCTGGAGACCCTCGCCGTCGTGGCGTACCGGCAGCCGGTGAGCCGCGCGCGGGTGTCGGCGATCCGCGGCGTCAACAGTGACGGCGTCATGCGGACGCTGGCGCTGCGCGGCCTCATCGAGGACGCCGGCCAGGACCCGCAGTCCCAGGCGCACCTCTACCGCACCACCGGGTACTTCCTGGAGCGGCTGGGGTTGCGCGACCTCGACGAGCTGCCCGAGCTCGCCCCCTACCTGCCCGACGACCTGCCCGACGAGATGATCGAGGACCGACCGAGATGA
- the der gene encoding ribosome biogenesis GTPase Der, producing the protein MDTVDVGAEVGADEGPAPVVAVVGRPNVGKSTLVNRILGRREAVVEDVPGVTRDRVAYDATWSGRRFTVVDTGGWLPDSSGLAAAIAEQARLAVDLADVVMFVVDATVGATDVDEAVVEILRRAGKPVVLVANKVDDVGAEADAAMLWSLGIGEPHPVSALHGRGSGDLLDAVLEALPEEAPAETFGEVGGPRRIALLGRPNVGKSSLLNKLAGENRAVVDAVAGTTRDPVDELIELGGREWRFIDTAGIRRRHRENQGADFYATLRTQSALERAEVAVVLVDAEEPLAEQDLRIVSMVIESGRALVLAYNKWDLLDEERRHYLEREIDRQLHNARWAPRVNISAKTGRHVEKLVPGIDTALEGWGTRVPTSKLNQFFADLVNSHPHPVRGGKQPRVLFATQAGVRPPRFVLFTSGFLEEGYRRFIERRLREEFGFEGTPLDIAMKIREKRGKGRK; encoded by the coding sequence ATGGACACGGTCGACGTCGGCGCCGAGGTCGGCGCGGACGAGGGCCCGGCGCCGGTGGTGGCGGTCGTGGGCCGTCCGAACGTCGGCAAGTCCACGCTGGTCAACCGGATTCTGGGGCGCCGCGAGGCCGTCGTCGAGGACGTCCCGGGCGTCACCCGGGACCGGGTCGCCTATGACGCGACGTGGAGCGGGCGGCGGTTCACCGTCGTCGACACCGGCGGCTGGTTGCCGGACTCGTCCGGGCTGGCGGCGGCGATCGCCGAGCAGGCCCGGCTGGCGGTCGATCTCGCCGACGTCGTGATGTTCGTGGTCGACGCGACCGTGGGCGCCACCGACGTGGACGAGGCCGTGGTGGAGATCCTGCGCCGCGCGGGCAAACCGGTGGTGCTGGTCGCCAACAAGGTCGACGACGTGGGCGCCGAGGCGGACGCGGCCATGCTGTGGTCGCTCGGCATCGGCGAGCCGCACCCGGTCAGCGCCCTGCACGGGCGCGGCAGCGGCGACCTGCTGGACGCGGTGCTGGAGGCACTGCCCGAGGAGGCGCCCGCGGAGACGTTCGGGGAGGTGGGCGGCCCGCGCCGCATCGCGCTGCTCGGCCGTCCGAACGTCGGCAAGTCGAGCCTGCTGAACAAGCTGGCGGGGGAGAACCGCGCGGTCGTCGACGCGGTCGCCGGGACGACCCGCGACCCGGTGGACGAGCTGATCGAGCTGGGCGGCCGGGAGTGGCGGTTCATCGACACCGCCGGGATCCGGCGGCGGCACCGGGAGAACCAGGGCGCCGACTTCTACGCGACGCTGCGGACGCAGTCCGCGCTGGAGCGGGCCGAGGTCGCGGTGGTGCTGGTGGACGCGGAGGAGCCGCTCGCCGAGCAGGACCTGCGGATCGTCTCGATGGTGATCGAGTCGGGCCGGGCGCTGGTGCTCGCCTACAACAAGTGGGACCTGCTGGACGAGGAGCGCCGCCACTACCTGGAGCGCGAGATCGACCGGCAGCTGCACAACGCCCGCTGGGCGCCGCGCGTGAACATCTCCGCGAAGACCGGACGGCACGTGGAGAAGCTCGTCCCCGGCATCGACACGGCCCTCGAGGGCTGGGGCACCCGGGTGCCGACGTCGAAGCTGAACCAGTTCTTCGCCGACCTGGTGAACTCCCACCCGCACCCGGTGCGCGGCGGCAAGCAGCCGAGAGTGCTGTTCGCGACGCAGGCGGGGGTGCGGCCGCCGCGGTTCGTGCTGTTCACGTCCGGGTTCCTCGAGGAGGGGTACCGGCGGTTCATCGAGCGGCGGCTGCGCGAGGAGTTCGGCTTCGAGGGCACGCCGCTGGACATCGCGATGAAGATCCGGGAGAAGCGCGGCAAGGGCCGCAAGTAG
- a CDS encoding TOBE domain-containing protein, whose product MGTFGIGEAAVLLGVSADTVRRWVDGGRLPAARDEHGRRRVPGAELAAFVRDQARGGAGEHGERFSSARNRMRGIVTEVLRDGVMAQVEIQAGPFRVVSLMSREAADELGLAAGVVAEAVVKSTNVVVELPDAG is encoded by the coding sequence GTGGGCACATTCGGGATCGGCGAGGCGGCGGTGTTGCTGGGCGTGAGCGCCGACACCGTCCGGCGGTGGGTGGACGGCGGGCGGCTCCCGGCCGCGCGGGACGAGCACGGGCGCCGGCGGGTGCCCGGGGCCGAACTGGCGGCGTTCGTCCGGGACCAGGCGCGGGGCGGCGCCGGGGAGCACGGCGAGCGGTTCTCCTCGGCGCGCAACCGCATGCGCGGGATCGTCACCGAGGTGCTGCGCGACGGCGTCATGGCGCAGGTGGAGATCCAGGCGGGCCCGTTCCGGGTGGTGTCGCTGATGAGCCGCGAGGCGGCGGACGAGCTGGGGCTCGCGGCCGGGGTGGTCGCGGAGGCCGTCGTGAAGTCCACCAACGTCGTCGTCGAGCTGCCCGACGCGGGCTGA
- the cmk gene encoding (d)CMP kinase has protein sequence MPLVIAMDGPSGSGKSSASKGVARALGLRYLDTGAMYRAMTWWMLRAGVPVEDASAVAARALEPAIECGTDPDAPVIAVDGADVSGPIRTREVTNAVSAVSSVPAVRTRLVDLQREIIGVGGIVVEGRDIGTVVVPDAAVKVFLTASEEARAARRAKELAADPGASVQVTQAEQARRDRIDSTRKASPLTKAADAHEIDSTELGLDEVIEAVVRLAKERE, from the coding sequence GTGCCGCTCGTCATCGCCATGGACGGACCCTCCGGGTCGGGCAAGTCGAGCGCGTCCAAGGGAGTGGCCCGCGCGCTGGGCCTGCGCTACCTGGACACGGGCGCCATGTACCGCGCCATGACCTGGTGGATGCTGCGCGCAGGGGTGCCGGTCGAGGACGCGAGCGCCGTAGCGGCGCGCGCGCTGGAGCCGGCGATCGAGTGCGGCACCGACCCGGACGCGCCGGTGATCGCGGTCGACGGCGCGGACGTGTCCGGGCCGATCCGCACCCGGGAGGTCACGAACGCGGTGAGCGCGGTCAGTTCCGTCCCGGCCGTCCGGACCCGGCTGGTCGACCTGCAGCGCGAGATCATCGGCGTGGGCGGGATCGTGGTGGAGGGCCGCGACATCGGCACGGTGGTCGTGCCGGACGCCGCGGTCAAGGTGTTCCTGACGGCGAGCGAGGAGGCACGGGCGGCCCGCCGGGCGAAGGAACTGGCCGCCGACCCGGGCGCGTCGGTGCAGGTCACGCAGGCCGAGCAGGCCCGGCGCGACCGGATCGACTCGACCCGGAAGGCGTCGCCGCTGACGAAGGCGGCCGACGCGCACGAGATCGACTCGACCGAGCTGGGGCTCGACGAGGTCATCGAGGCGGTCGTCCGCCTCGCCAAAGAGCGGGAGTGA
- a CDS encoding PPOX class F420-dependent oxidoreductase: MDATTDPFTAAERAYLAGQGLGRLSTIGPDGGPQTRPVGFRLNDDGTIDVGGPDNANSRKYRNVRADPHVSFLVDDMAAPDDPDAVKPGWGRGVEIRGIAETVKGTMHIGQGYFSDDLIRIRPTRVISWHIDPDHPEQRSRAV; this comes from the coding sequence ATGGACGCCACCACCGATCCCTTCACCGCCGCCGAACGCGCCTACCTGGCCGGACAGGGCCTCGGACGGCTGTCGACGATCGGCCCCGACGGCGGCCCGCAGACGCGGCCGGTCGGTTTCCGGCTGAACGACGACGGCACGATCGACGTCGGCGGCCCCGACAACGCGAACAGCCGCAAGTACCGCAACGTCCGGGCCGACCCGCACGTCTCGTTCCTCGTCGACGACATGGCGGCGCCCGACGACCCCGACGCCGTGAAGCCCGGCTGGGGCCGCGGCGTCGAGATCCGCGGCATCGCCGAGACCGTGAAGGGCACCATGCACATCGGCCAGGGCTACTTCAGCGACGACCTCATCCGGATTCGCCCGACCCGCGTCATCAGCTGGCACATCGACCCCGACCACCCCGAACAGCGCTCCCGGGCCGTCTGA
- a CDS encoding segregation and condensation protein A codes for MEETPPEAAPPDTAPAEPENDAETAEEGGFHVHLDNFDGPFDLLLGLISKHKLDITEVSLHKVTDDFIAHIRSHGKDWDLDQASHFLLIAATLLDLKCARLLPSGEVDDEEDLALLEARDLLFARLLQYRAYKEVAGVLAARIAEHGRRHPRLVPMEARFANLLPEVLLGLGPDEFARLAARAMTPKAPPSVSVEHMYQPKASVKEQAEIVVAMLRRLRDTTFRVLAADAEGTYEVVARFLALLELYREQAVAFRQDEPLGELHVAWTGTDDGDVAVGDDYEGAPKPAEKGDGEDPGEDEGPGDGTGDRDDDEGGR; via the coding sequence GTGGAGGAGACGCCCCCGGAGGCGGCGCCGCCGGACACGGCGCCCGCGGAGCCGGAGAACGACGCGGAGACCGCCGAGGAGGGCGGGTTCCACGTCCACCTGGACAATTTCGACGGGCCGTTCGACCTGCTGCTCGGGCTGATCTCCAAGCACAAGCTCGACATCACCGAGGTGTCCCTGCACAAGGTCACCGACGACTTCATCGCGCACATCCGGTCCCACGGCAAGGACTGGGACCTCGACCAGGCCAGCCACTTCCTGCTCATCGCCGCGACCCTGCTGGACCTGAAGTGCGCGCGGCTGCTGCCGTCCGGCGAGGTGGACGACGAGGAGGACCTCGCGCTGCTGGAGGCCCGCGACCTGCTGTTCGCGCGGCTCCTGCAGTACCGCGCGTACAAGGAGGTCGCGGGCGTCCTCGCCGCGCGGATCGCCGAGCACGGCCGCCGCCACCCGCGGCTCGTCCCGATGGAGGCGCGGTTCGCGAACCTGCTGCCGGAGGTGCTGCTCGGCCTCGGCCCGGACGAGTTCGCCCGGCTCGCCGCCCGCGCGATGACGCCGAAGGCGCCGCCGTCGGTGTCGGTCGAGCACATGTACCAGCCGAAGGCGAGCGTCAAGGAGCAGGCGGAGATCGTCGTGGCGATGCTGCGGCGGCTGCGCGACACGACCTTCCGCGTGCTGGCCGCCGACGCCGAGGGCACCTACGAGGTCGTCGCGCGGTTCCTGGCGCTGCTCGAGCTGTACCGGGAACAGGCCGTCGCGTTCCGCCAGGACGAGCCGCTCGGCGAGCTGCACGTCGCGTGGACCGGCACCGACGACGGCGACGTCGCGGTCGGCGACGACTACGAGGGCGCGCCGAAGCCCGCGGAGAAGGGCGACGGCGAGGACCCCGGCGAGGACGAGGGGCCCGGCGACGGCACCGGCGACCGCGATGACGACGAGGGGGGACGATGA
- the aroH gene encoding chorismate mutase: MAVRAVRGATQIGADDREQILEATTELVSEVMSRNGLSTDDVISVIFTVTPDITAEFPALAARKLGFHEVPLLCATEIGVPHALPLVIRLMAHIETDEPRSGVQHVYLRGATALRLDIAQ; encoded by the coding sequence GTGGCGGTACGCGCGGTCCGCGGGGCGACGCAGATCGGCGCCGACGACCGGGAGCAGATCCTGGAGGCGACGACCGAGCTGGTCAGCGAGGTGATGAGCCGCAACGGGCTCAGCACCGACGACGTCATCAGCGTGATTTTCACGGTGACGCCGGACATCACGGCGGAGTTCCCGGCGCTGGCCGCGCGCAAGCTCGGCTTCCACGAGGTGCCGCTGCTGTGCGCGACGGAGATCGGCGTCCCCCACGCCCTGCCGCTGGTGATCCGGTTGATGGCGCACATCGAGACGGACGAGCCGCGTTCGGGCGTCCAGCACGTGTACCTGCGCGGAGCGACGGCCCTGCGGCTGGACATCGCGCAGTAG
- a CDS encoding ABC transporter permease has protein sequence MTVHAPSRPAASRDGDRPPGRPPLILVLPALAGLAFLVLPLAGLLVRAPWSTLGTRLVRPEVLDALRLSLLTATIATVLCVLFGVPLAWTLARVRFPGVRLVRALVTVPLVLPPVVGGVALLLAAGRRGIVGGPLESAFGITLPFTTAGVVLAQAFVAMPFLVISVEGALRAADLRYEEAAATLGASRWTTFRRVTLPLVAPGVAAGAVLCWARALGEFGATITFAGNFPGETQTMPLAVYLALETDPQAAIVLSLVLLAVSVVVLAALRNRWTGAS, from the coding sequence GTGACCGTGCACGCCCCGTCGCGTCCCGCGGCGAGCCGGGACGGCGACCGTCCGCCGGGCCGCCCGCCGCTGATCCTGGTGCTTCCCGCCCTCGCCGGGCTCGCGTTCCTGGTGCTGCCGCTCGCCGGGCTGCTCGTGCGGGCGCCGTGGTCCACGCTCGGCACCCGGCTGGTGCGGCCGGAGGTGCTGGACGCGCTGCGGCTGTCGCTGCTCACCGCGACGATCGCCACGGTGCTGTGCGTGCTGTTCGGCGTCCCGCTGGCGTGGACGCTCGCGCGCGTCCGGTTCCCCGGGGTCCGGCTCGTCCGGGCGCTGGTCACGGTGCCGCTGGTGCTGCCGCCGGTGGTCGGCGGCGTCGCGCTGCTGCTGGCCGCCGGGCGGCGGGGGATCGTCGGCGGCCCGCTGGAGTCGGCGTTCGGGATCACGCTGCCGTTCACCACGGCGGGGGTGGTGCTCGCGCAGGCGTTCGTCGCCATGCCGTTCCTGGTGATCAGCGTCGAGGGGGCGCTGCGCGCGGCGGATCTGCGCTACGAGGAGGCGGCGGCGACGCTCGGCGCGAGCCGGTGGACGACGTTCCGCCGCGTCACGCTGCCGCTCGTCGCGCCGGGCGTCGCGGCGGGCGCCGTCCTGTGCTGGGCGCGCGCGCTCGGGGAGTTCGGGGCGACGATCACGTTCGCGGGGAACTTTCCCGGCGAGACGCAGACGATGCCGCTGGCCGTCTACCTGGCGCTGGAGACCGACCCGCAGGCCGCGATCGTGCTCAGCCTCGTGCTGCTCGCGGTGTCGGTCGTGGTGCTGGCCGCCCTGCGGAACCGCTGGACGGGCGCGTCGTGA